In Felis catus isolate Fca126 chromosome A2, F.catus_Fca126_mat1.0, whole genome shotgun sequence, the following proteins share a genomic window:
- the LOC101086955 gene encoding olfactory receptor-like protein OLF4 has translation MELGNDTRNSEFLLLGFSEEPELQPFLFGLFLSMYLVTILGNLLIILAVNSDSHLHTPMYFFLANLSFVDICVTSTTVPKMLVNIHTQRKIITYESCIMQMYFFILFVGLDNFLLTVMAYDRFVAICHPLHYTVIMNPRLCGLLVLVSWIMNILHSLLETLMVLQLSFCTHVYIPHFFCEVNQMIQLACSDTFLNNLVVYFAAVLLGGAPLAGILYSYSKIVSSIRGISSALGRYKAFSTCTSHLSVVSLFYCTSLGVHLSSTATQSSLSSATASVMYAVVTPMLNPFIYSLRNRDIKEALNLLFRGKS, from the coding sequence ATGGAACTAGGCAATGATACACGAaattcagaatttcttcttctgggattttcAGAGGAACCAGAGTTGCAACCCTTCCTCTTTGGGCTGTTCCTGTCCATGTACTTGGTCACCATACTTGGGAATCTGCTCATCATCCTGGCTGTAAACTCTGACTCCCACCTCCACacgcccatgtacttcttccttgccaaccTGTCCTTTGTAGACATCTGTGTCACTTCCACCACCGTCCCGAAGATGCTGgtgaatatacacacacagagaaaaataataacttacgAAAGCTGCATCATGCAGATGTACTTTTTCATACTCTTTGTAGGTTTAGACAACTTCCTCTTGACTGTGATGGCTTATGACCGCTTTGTGGCCATCTGTCACCCCCTGCACTACACGGTCATCATGAACCCCCGGCTCTGTGGACTGCTGGTTCTGGTGTCCTGGATCATGAACATCCTGCATTCCTTGTTAGAAACCTTAATGGTGTTGCAGCTGTCCTTCTGTACACACGTGTATATCCCCCACTTTTTCTGTGAAGTCAATCAGATGATCCAACTTGCCTGTTCTGACACCTTTCTTAATAACTTGGTGGTATATTTTGCAGCTGTGCTGTTGGGTGGTGCTCCCCTGGCTGGGATCCTGTACTCTTATTCTAAGATAGTTTCCTCCATACGTGGGATCTCATCAGCTCTGGGCAGGTATAAGGCATTTTCCACCTGTACATCTCACCTCTCGGTTGTCTCCTTATTTTATTGTACCAGCCTAGGAGTGCACCTCAGCTCTACTGCTACCCAGAGCTCACTCTCAAGTGCCACAGCCTCGGTGATGTACGCGGTGGTCACgcccatgctgaaccccttcatctacagcctgaggaacagaGACATAAAGGAGGCTCTAAATTTACTTTTCAGAGGGAAGTCATAA